A single region of the Streptomyces caelestis genome encodes:
- a CDS encoding methyltransferase domain-containing protein has protein sequence MPIRESHLVRALEPFRGYVLSTMIFTLQQSGLQDDFTAGTTVDALVEAKGLDRARLVAMADYWVAAGLLDRSGDGMLTLTDLARQYEAARPWYEMMVGGYGQTFLALGDHLAQGTGPAPRRGGYVGSGSCGISMHDSLPLLRKLLAEDGRDYRRLVDLGCGSGVYLTELCADYPEMTAVGIEPDADGAAAAREWVAGQATADRVTIEQVDAVRWIENTEDKPDLAVLAFVIHEVLGQEGEEGVRHMLTKLFTESPELTLAIIDIDLKSSDREAMSQPLAQAYYNAYLLMHPFTSQRLETRQWWEKLFAECGLSVEAYDTTDPSMDSTGFCVGWLLRKAAA, from the coding sequence ATGCCCATTCGCGAGTCCCACCTCGTACGCGCTCTGGAGCCGTTCCGGGGCTACGTCCTGAGCACCATGATCTTCACGCTCCAGCAGTCCGGCCTCCAGGACGACTTCACCGCGGGCACTACCGTGGACGCCCTGGTCGAGGCCAAGGGGCTGGACCGGGCGCGCCTTGTCGCCATGGCCGACTACTGGGTCGCCGCCGGCCTGCTCGACCGCTCCGGTGACGGCATGCTCACCCTCACCGACCTCGCCCGCCAGTACGAGGCAGCCCGCCCCTGGTACGAGATGATGGTCGGCGGCTACGGCCAGACCTTCCTGGCGCTCGGCGACCACCTGGCCCAGGGCACCGGCCCAGCTCCGCGGCGCGGCGGCTACGTCGGCAGCGGCAGCTGCGGCATCAGCATGCACGACTCCCTCCCGCTGCTGCGCAAGCTGCTCGCCGAGGACGGCCGCGACTACCGGCGGCTGGTGGACCTCGGCTGCGGCAGCGGCGTCTACCTGACCGAACTGTGCGCCGACTACCCGGAGATGACGGCCGTCGGCATCGAGCCCGACGCCGACGGCGCCGCCGCCGCGCGGGAGTGGGTGGCGGGCCAGGCCACGGCGGACCGGGTGACGATCGAGCAGGTCGACGCGGTGCGGTGGATCGAGAACACCGAGGACAAGCCCGACCTCGCCGTGCTCGCCTTCGTCATCCACGAGGTGCTGGGACAGGAGGGCGAGGAGGGCGTGCGCCACATGCTCACCAAGCTCTTCACCGAGTCTCCCGAGCTGACCCTCGCCATCATCGACATCGACCTGAAGTCCTCCGACCGCGAGGCCATGTCCCAGCCGCTGGCGCAGGCGTACTACAACGCGTATCTGCTGATGCACCCCTTCACCAGCCAGCGTCTGGAGACCAGGCAGTGGTGGGAAAAACTGTTCGCCGAGTGCGGGCTGAGCGTCGAGGCCTACGACACCACCGACCCCTCGATGGATTCCACCGGGTTCTGCGTCGGCTGGCTGCTGCGGAAGGCCGCCGCGTGA
- the speB gene encoding agmatinase translates to MTKPRIASGPRTFMRLPWVDDPLEAVGRVDVAVVGVPTDSAVSYRSGARFGPEAIRAASILLRDHNPATGVDVTRVLSMVDAGDAPVVPGYHELTLERLEAFLAPLYERGIVPLLLGGDHSLVMAEMRAMARTLGPVSVIHFDAHGDVLDDYYGVKHFHGTMFRRGVEEGVVDPHHSVQVGMRGSVHPDDVDSGKALGYEVIGWDELAVTSPQEFGRRVRERVGERPVMVSFDIDFIDPAYAPGTGTPEVGGPSSYQTLQYLRALGPLNYRSLDIVEVAPPYDHADVTSHAASVVAFELLGQVALRSRATATGEETR, encoded by the coding sequence ATGACCAAACCGCGGATCGCCTCCGGTCCGCGTACCTTCATGCGGCTGCCCTGGGTGGATGATCCGCTTGAAGCCGTGGGCCGCGTCGACGTGGCGGTCGTAGGCGTGCCCACCGACTCGGCGGTCTCCTACCGCTCCGGGGCCCGCTTCGGGCCGGAGGCGATCCGTGCCGCCAGCATCCTGCTGCGCGACCACAACCCGGCGACCGGCGTGGACGTCACCCGAGTCCTGTCGATGGTCGACGCGGGCGACGCGCCCGTGGTCCCCGGCTATCACGAGCTGACCCTGGAACGGCTCGAGGCGTTCTTGGCGCCGCTGTACGAGCGGGGCATCGTGCCGCTGCTGCTGGGCGGCGATCACAGCCTGGTGATGGCGGAGATGCGTGCCATGGCCCGCACCCTCGGGCCGGTGAGCGTCATCCATTTCGACGCGCACGGCGACGTCCTCGACGACTACTACGGCGTCAAGCACTTCCACGGCACGATGTTCCGCCGCGGCGTGGAGGAAGGCGTGGTGGATCCCCACCACAGCGTCCAGGTCGGCATGCGCGGCTCGGTGCACCCCGACGACGTCGACTCCGGCAAGGCTCTCGGCTACGAGGTCATCGGCTGGGATGAGCTGGCCGTGACCTCGCCGCAGGAGTTCGGCCGGAGGGTGCGCGAAAGAGTGGGCGAGCGGCCCGTCATGGTGTCGTTCGACATCGACTTCATCGACCCGGCATACGCGCCGGGCACCGGCACCCCGGAAGTGGGCGGACCGAGCTCGTACCAGACCCTCCAGTACCTCAGGGCGCTCGGACCGCTGAACTACCGCAGCCTGGACATCGTCGAGGTTGCGCCGCCGTACGACCACGCGGACGTCACCAGCCATGCCGCGTCCGTGGTCGCATTCGAACTGCTGGGACAGGTCGCGCTGCGCTCGCGCGCGACGGCAACGGGGGAGGAGACCCGATGA
- a CDS encoding class I adenylate-forming enzyme family protein, whose amino-acid sequence MTEPSSSRPVLIAADALTGTPSALDQNALRELVRATADLVRTRVRDLKPGTALAIALRNSVQAVALQFAAEELGLVPLPLAPRSDHTALRAAARSSGATVLAHLSPGPAARLEIEKLPDSEPFAEPDPDWGLAISTSGSTGSGTTVFLSRTALVRNARAFADRTGLGAEARYLVTAPLWHVGGSVVGLRAALASGAVLLLPPEAKPGILAEWVDRYRPTHLAGVPTVLFDLLGKRSGPSAADGWPGQIITGGMAVEGTLVGALHALGSRVTVLYGMTEFTNAVLSARIDPGFLPPTGFVGRPFPGVECRIEPVAGQSREAEPYGHLLARGYPQAAAVVRDGRPRPLETDADGWYRTGDLARATADGYVIVGRSRDMVIRGGVNICAATLVDAARRTLRAKEAVVQALPSERLGEDIALIVHGPSGEECRSLQRDFLAQLPHGTRPGYLIVSRSPLPRTANDKYDLAGMYRRTVALVRPGDAASSGLPIVSVDHWS is encoded by the coding sequence ATGACCGAGCCCTCGTCATCGCGGCCCGTGCTGATAGCGGCGGACGCGCTGACCGGCACCCCCAGCGCGCTCGATCAGAATGCATTGCGTGAGCTGGTCCGCGCCACGGCCGACCTGGTGCGGACGCGGGTCCGCGACCTCAAGCCGGGAACAGCGCTGGCCATCGCGCTGCGCAACAGCGTGCAGGCCGTCGCCCTTCAGTTCGCCGCCGAGGAACTCGGGCTGGTGCCCTTACCGTTGGCGCCGCGCTCCGACCACACGGCGCTCCGTGCGGCCGCCCGGTCCTCCGGAGCCACGGTGCTCGCGCATCTGTCGCCCGGCCCGGCCGCCCGGCTGGAGATCGAGAAGCTCCCCGACTCCGAGCCCTTCGCGGAACCGGACCCTGACTGGGGGCTGGCCATCAGCACTTCAGGGTCGACGGGTTCCGGCACGACCGTCTTCCTCTCCAGGACCGCCCTCGTCCGCAATGCGCGTGCATTCGCAGACCGCACCGGGCTCGGCGCCGAAGCGCGCTACCTCGTCACCGCCCCCCTGTGGCATGTCGGCGGCAGTGTGGTGGGCCTGCGCGCGGCCCTCGCCTCCGGAGCCGTACTGTTGCTGCCGCCCGAGGCGAAGCCCGGGATCCTCGCGGAGTGGGTGGACCGGTACCGTCCCACTCACCTCGCCGGGGTCCCCACCGTGCTGTTCGACCTCCTCGGCAAGCGCTCCGGTCCGTCCGCCGCGGACGGCTGGCCCGGGCAGATCATCACCGGCGGCATGGCCGTGGAGGGCACCCTCGTGGGTGCGCTGCACGCGCTCGGCAGCCGGGTCACCGTCCTGTACGGGATGACAGAGTTCACCAACGCCGTGCTGTCGGCCCGCATAGACCCCGGGTTTCTCCCGCCGACCGGCTTCGTCGGCCGGCCGTTCCCGGGGGTGGAGTGCCGGATCGAACCGGTGGCCGGGCAGAGCAGGGAGGCCGAACCGTACGGACATCTGCTCGCGCGCGGTTACCCGCAGGCGGCGGCCGTCGTCCGCGACGGACGGCCGCGGCCGCTGGAGACCGATGCCGACGGTTGGTACCGGACCGGCGATCTGGCCCGGGCGACGGCGGACGGCTACGTCATCGTCGGGCGCAGCCGGGACATGGTGATTAGGGGCGGAGTCAACATTTGCGCCGCGACCCTGGTGGACGCCGCCCGCCGGACCCTGCGGGCCAAGGAGGCCGTCGTTCAGGCGCTGCCGTCTGAGCGGCTCGGCGAGGACATCGCGCTGATCGTGCACGGCCCGTCCGGCGAGGAGTGCCGGAGCCTGCAGCGGGACTTCCTGGCCCAGCTCCCGCACGGCACCCGCCCCGGCTATCTGATCGTTTCGCGCTCCCCGCTGCCGCGCACCGCCAACGACAAGTACGACCTCGCGGGCATGTACCGGCGCACGGTGGCCCTCGTCAGGCCGGGCGACGCCGCGAGTTCCGGCCTGCCCATCGTCTCTGTGGACCACTGGAGTTGA
- a CDS encoding aminotransferase class I/II-fold pyridoxal phosphate-dependent enzyme, protein MTFISGGSGKAVPGHEMGRRNLTSMETDALLDGLNVSDGHPRMPLTESQRAIVESLPTLFDEAEKRVFEEVEAETQQAFLHAIGQRQAPIGTGRLVSCYSSSVAMDITARALAHRTGTVALVHPTFDNIPDLLKGRGLRLLPVPEAGLERGEPELPDEVGAVFVTTPNNPTGWVLSEDGLRRLAAFCARTNRVLAMDTCFRAQDTRAQYDTYAILQESGAQWVVIEDTGKLWPTLELKAGFLAWGENTDLPLLDYFSDVLLSVSPLVLLMLTKFAQDAEAGGYAELHGLIARNRRALAEVLDGGPVTLTDPNARISVARVTLPEGGPNALALYEELVAHGTHVLPCGPFHWNRPADGVRQVRLALARTEEDVVRAARTLQDAVRAHL, encoded by the coding sequence ATGACCTTCATATCCGGCGGGTCCGGGAAGGCCGTGCCAGGCCATGAGATGGGCCGGCGAAATCTGACCTCCATGGAGACCGACGCGCTGCTCGACGGGCTCAACGTGTCGGACGGGCATCCCCGGATGCCGCTGACCGAGTCGCAGCGCGCCATCGTGGAGAGCCTGCCGACCCTCTTCGACGAGGCCGAGAAGCGGGTTTTCGAGGAGGTCGAGGCGGAGACTCAGCAGGCGTTCCTGCACGCCATCGGACAGCGGCAGGCGCCCATCGGCACCGGCCGGCTGGTCAGCTGCTACTCGTCGTCCGTGGCGATGGACATCACGGCCCGCGCGCTCGCGCACCGCACCGGCACCGTCGCCCTGGTGCACCCGACCTTCGACAACATTCCGGACCTGCTCAAGGGCCGCGGCCTGAGGCTGCTGCCGGTGCCCGAGGCCGGCCTGGAGCGCGGCGAGCCCGAACTGCCGGACGAGGTCGGCGCGGTGTTCGTCACCACGCCGAACAACCCGACGGGCTGGGTGCTCTCCGAAGACGGGCTTCGCCGGCTCGCCGCGTTCTGCGCCCGCACGAACCGGGTGCTGGCCATGGACACCTGCTTCCGCGCGCAGGACACCCGGGCGCAGTACGACACCTACGCGATCCTGCAGGAGTCTGGCGCACAGTGGGTGGTCATCGAGGACACCGGCAAGCTGTGGCCGACCCTGGAGCTCAAGGCCGGGTTCCTGGCCTGGGGTGAGAACACCGATCTGCCGCTGCTCGATTACTTCAGTGACGTCCTGCTGTCGGTGTCGCCGCTGGTGCTGCTGATGCTCACCAAGTTCGCCCAGGACGCCGAGGCGGGCGGCTACGCGGAGCTGCACGGGCTGATCGCCCGCAACCGGCGCGCGCTGGCCGAGGTCCTCGACGGCGGCCCCGTGACGCTCACCGACCCGAACGCCCGGATCAGCGTGGCCAGGGTGACGCTCCCGGAGGGCGGGCCGAACGCCCTCGCGCTCTACGAGGAGCTGGTGGCGCACGGCACCCATGTGCTGCCGTGCGGCCCGTTCCACTGGAACCGACCGGCGGACGGTGTGCGCCAAGTCCGGCTGGCCCTGGCACGCACCGAGGAGGACGTGGTCCGGGCGGCCCGCACCCTTCAGGACGCAGTGCGCGCGCACCTATAG
- a CDS encoding type III pantothenate kinase, with protein MHFLIDAGNTRIKVAALRPDGSLGEVSATPVAEAGTEDDLRLADFLDSLLCEAPATTRPRLVVSDPAGRVRTAMHTLRRRRSCSVEYMTAAALPGRVRTRNPERLGTDRLAAALGAYRRFGSQAVVVDMGTALCVDLVTADGAYAGGIVYPGVDLSYRALRDRTGLPLPAFSVPGGGRPTGMPDTTEEALRRGGRVVVPSVVGGLISHVREFAGADLPAVLTGGGCVPFLDLFPEGLPYDPHLNLRGIAEYVRLTTGVCA; from the coding sequence TTGCACTTTCTGATAGATGCGGGAAATACCCGGATCAAGGTCGCTGCGTTACGGCCGGACGGTTCCCTGGGCGAGGTATCCGCGACTCCGGTTGCCGAGGCCGGTACCGAGGACGATCTCCGGCTCGCTGATTTTCTCGACTCTCTGTTGTGCGAAGCTCCAGCGACCACGCGGCCGCGGCTTGTCGTCTCCGACCCGGCCGGCCGGGTGAGGACGGCCATGCACACGCTACGCCGCCGTCGCTCGTGCTCGGTGGAGTACATGACCGCAGCCGCGCTGCCCGGCCGGGTCCGCACCCGCAATCCCGAACGGCTCGGCACGGACCGGCTCGCCGCGGCGCTCGGCGCATACCGGCGGTTCGGGTCGCAAGCCGTGGTCGTGGACATGGGCACGGCCCTGTGCGTCGACCTCGTCACGGCGGACGGGGCGTACGCCGGAGGCATCGTGTATCCCGGTGTTGATCTGTCCTACCGGGCGCTCCGGGACCGAACCGGACTGCCCCTGCCGGCGTTCTCGGTGCCGGGCGGTGGCCGGCCCACCGGTATGCCGGACACCACCGAGGAGGCGCTGCGCCGCGGCGGCCGGGTGGTGGTGCCCTCGGTCGTCGGCGGACTGATCAGCCATGTCCGGGAGTTCGCTGGCGCGGACCTGCCCGCGGTTCTCACCGGCGGCGGGTGCGTGCCGTTCCTCGACCTGTTCCCCGAGGGCCTGCCCTACGACCCCCACCTGAACCTGCGCGGCATCGCCGAGTATGTACGGCTGACCACCGGAGTGTGCGCATGA
- a CDS encoding 2OG-Fe(II) oxygenase: MPSSTADLALEWRESAAGVFTTDSVPTNLTDRMQRVILDSPLWAPAPFGLRAQQSVDVTRRVQQHIPRTRMTDTMLELAEYVTHAVQQAGERLLTGGAASELCVLEYQHTRSGDSFPWHRDSSPERPRCFTMVLYLPYGELRGGATQFQLAESGEPDFEVTARQGRVMLFRSELRHRGQTVSSGDKYALVANFRLRT; this comes from the coding sequence ATGCCGAGCAGCACAGCAGACCTCGCCCTGGAGTGGCGGGAGAGCGCCGCGGGAGTCTTCACCACCGACTCGGTGCCGACCAACCTGACGGACCGGATGCAGCGGGTGATCCTGGACTCCCCGCTGTGGGCCCCCGCTCCCTTTGGGCTGCGGGCACAGCAGAGCGTGGACGTCACCCGGCGAGTGCAGCAGCACATCCCGCGCACCCGGATGACCGACACGATGCTGGAACTCGCCGAGTACGTGACACACGCCGTCCAGCAGGCCGGCGAGCGGCTGCTGACCGGCGGCGCCGCGAGCGAGCTGTGCGTGCTGGAGTACCAGCACACCCGCAGCGGCGACAGCTTCCCCTGGCACCGGGACTCCAGCCCCGAGCGGCCCCGCTGCTTCACCATGGTGCTCTATCTGCCCTACGGCGAACTACGAGGAGGCGCCACGCAGTTCCAGCTGGCAGAGTCCGGCGAGCCCGACTTCGAGGTCACCGCCCGGCAGGGCCGGGTGATGCTCTTCCGGTCCGAACTGCGCCACCGCGGGCAAACCGTATCGAGCGGCGACAAATACGCGCTGGTGGCTAACTTTCGGCTGCGGACCTGA
- a CDS encoding enoyl-CoA hydratase/isomerase family protein: MTVRIDREAEHVTLLVENPEKRNALYTEDLPELLRLAQQAVDSGAKSLALRGTAGNFCTGTVVEGAVDPRAILLRTQKFQQFAAAFAALPLPTLAVVEGYAVGGGFELSLCCDFVLAAEDAQWGMPEADLGLTPSWGVSRLVARAGVQFARQILLLGAIHPAATAVERGIWDRLCPAQDLDHAVTEWHRLIAVKNPQTLRQMKTLLNSLAEPGPREWGLEMLSAGWSWAAEGHWRAPDGDDGRSVRSFTEGTPPWTVRRAASRDFWTG; the protein is encoded by the coding sequence ATGACGGTCCGGATAGACCGCGAAGCGGAACACGTAACTCTACTTGTGGAGAATCCAGAGAAGCGGAATGCGCTCTATACTGAGGATCTACCCGAACTGCTACGGCTGGCCCAGCAGGCCGTGGACAGTGGAGCAAAATCTCTGGCGCTTCGTGGCACCGCGGGAAATTTCTGCACGGGCACCGTGGTCGAGGGGGCCGTCGACCCCCGGGCCATCTTGCTCCGCACTCAGAAATTTCAGCAATTCGCGGCGGCCTTCGCAGCGCTCCCACTGCCCACCCTCGCCGTGGTCGAGGGCTATGCGGTGGGCGGCGGCTTCGAGCTGTCCCTGTGCTGCGATTTCGTACTGGCAGCCGAGGACGCGCAATGGGGTATGCCTGAGGCGGATCTGGGACTCACGCCGTCGTGGGGGGTGAGTCGTCTAGTGGCCAGGGCCGGGGTGCAGTTCGCCCGTCAGATCCTGCTGCTCGGCGCCATCCATCCGGCGGCGACCGCAGTGGAGCGCGGCATCTGGGACCGCCTTTGCCCAGCGCAGGACTTGGACCACGCTGTGACGGAATGGCACCGGCTGATCGCCGTGAAGAACCCCCAGACCCTGCGGCAGATGAAGACCCTGCTCAACTCACTGGCCGAACCCGGCCCGCGCGAATGGGGGCTGGAGATGCTCAGCGCAGGCTGGTCATGGGCGGCGGAGGGCCACTGGCGGGCGCCCGACGGCGACGACGGGCGAAGCGTCCGCAGCTTCACGGAAGGCACCCCGCCCTGGACCGTCCGGCGCGCGGCGTCACGCGACTTCTGGACCGGCTGA
- a CDS encoding GNAT family N-acetyltransferase, whose translation MTVHIRKFDIQDVGLVASWLQTDSALEQFSARGEAASEEDLLALVRRTRKDPLSGAYILESADSAIMAFSAGRVEWPFEHVYESEIMLAPGLPVRQGWGTLLHGAALANIFLRRPEVYKVVGRSMRTNGGAAQVMRKLGLTHEGTLRSHVRRDDGFVDLDVFSILRPEWEKTELVSSRVVLLDQ comes from the coding sequence ATGACCGTGCACATTCGGAAGTTCGACATTCAGGACGTCGGGCTGGTGGCCTCCTGGCTGCAGACCGATAGTGCGCTGGAACAGTTTTCCGCGCGTGGCGAGGCTGCCTCGGAAGAGGATCTACTCGCCCTTGTCCGGCGCACCAGAAAGGACCCGCTGAGCGGGGCCTACATCCTGGAGTCGGCGGACAGCGCCATCATGGCTTTCTCGGCCGGGCGGGTCGAATGGCCCTTCGAGCATGTCTACGAGTCGGAAATCATGCTCGCCCCGGGGCTCCCGGTGCGCCAAGGGTGGGGCACGTTGCTGCACGGTGCCGCGCTGGCCAACATATTCCTGCGCCGCCCTGAGGTTTACAAGGTAGTCGGCCGCTCGATGCGCACCAATGGCGGCGCCGCACAGGTGATGAGAAAGCTGGGGCTCACCCACGAGGGCACCCTACGTTCTCATGTCCGGCGGGACGACGGATTTGTGGATCTCGATGTCTTTTCCATTCTCCGCCCAGAATGGGAAAAGACGGAACTGGTGTCGAGCCGCGTCGTGCTTCTCGATCAATAA
- a CDS encoding 4-hydroxyphenylacetate 3-hydroxylase N-terminal domain-containing protein — MATSTAPPNGIRTGESYLGGLADGRRVHLAGRLVADLAQDPATEGMAHFLANLLDAHHPDGGLTGADGHPLAYSLAGSGDQVRERGRAFARTARLSGGLMGRSPDFVATVLTAWAGAADHFGPYAENVRAYWRLARASNLVLTHAISDPPADRHLGPGPDGEVQSLRAVRTTEDGVVVRGAKMLATLSPFADDLVIYPFRPLGETETDQALCFAVPVASPGLTLYSRPSYASVPAGDGPFASRFDELDAVCHFDDVLVPWDRVFIHGDVAAANNLRPGTDMTSYAWHQSAVRAWVKAETVFELAARCAKVSGRDRQPVVRQQLGELAGIVETLRGLVVSAETSARPNDFGHHVCDSVPLAAAGMLNARLYPRAVELLQAIASSGLVMHPVASDEDPGAPSHAFMHTYFAGSGVDGITHGRLLRAAADLTMNRFGTRQALYERLFLGPPEAFQGKFYDLFTAGRRVDSPVLDGLDS; from the coding sequence ATGGCCACCAGCACCGCACCGCCGAATGGAATCCGGACCGGCGAGTCGTACCTGGGCGGCCTGGCCGACGGCCGACGGGTGCACCTCGCCGGCAGGCTCGTCGCCGACCTGGCCCAAGACCCGGCGACGGAGGGAATGGCCCACTTCCTCGCAAACCTGCTCGACGCGCACCACCCGGACGGCGGTCTGACCGGCGCGGACGGGCACCCCCTCGCCTACTCCCTGGCCGGCTCCGGCGACCAGGTCCGCGAGCGGGGCCGCGCCTTCGCCCGCACGGCCCGGCTGAGCGGCGGACTGATGGGCCGCAGCCCGGACTTCGTCGCCACCGTCCTCACCGCCTGGGCGGGGGCGGCCGACCACTTCGGCCCGTACGCCGAGAACGTCCGCGCGTACTGGCGGCTGGCCCGCGCCTCGAACCTCGTCCTGACCCACGCCATCAGCGACCCGCCCGCCGACCGCCATCTGGGCCCCGGCCCCGACGGCGAAGTGCAGTCCCTGCGCGCGGTGCGAACCACCGAGGACGGCGTGGTGGTGCGCGGCGCCAAGATGCTCGCCACCCTGTCGCCGTTCGCGGACGACCTGGTGATCTACCCGTTCCGCCCGCTCGGCGAGACCGAGACCGATCAAGCCCTGTGCTTCGCCGTCCCGGTCGCCTCCCCCGGGCTGACCCTCTACTCCCGGCCCTCGTACGCTTCCGTTCCGGCCGGTGACGGGCCGTTCGCCAGCCGCTTCGACGAGCTGGACGCGGTCTGCCACTTCGACGACGTACTCGTGCCCTGGGACCGCGTGTTCATCCACGGCGACGTGGCCGCCGCCAACAACCTGCGTCCCGGCACCGACATGACGTCGTACGCCTGGCACCAGTCCGCCGTCCGCGCCTGGGTGAAGGCGGAGACGGTGTTCGAACTCGCCGCACGGTGTGCGAAGGTCAGCGGACGGGACCGGCAGCCGGTCGTCCGACAGCAGCTGGGCGAACTCGCGGGCATCGTGGAGACGCTGCGCGGACTCGTGGTCTCCGCGGAGACCAGCGCTCGGCCGAACGACTTCGGCCACCATGTCTGCGACTCCGTGCCCCTCGCCGCCGCCGGGATGCTGAACGCCCGGCTCTACCCGCGCGCGGTCGAGCTGCTGCAGGCTATTGCCAGCAGCGGCCTGGTGATGCACCCCGTGGCCTCCGACGAAGACCCCGGGGCCCCCAGCCACGCGTTCATGCATACCTACTTCGCCGGATCCGGCGTTGACGGCATCACCCACGGCCGGCTGCTGCGCGCCGCCGCCGACCTGACGATGAACCGCTTCGGCACCCGCCAAGCACTCTATGAACGGCTCTTCCTCGGTCCTCCCGAGGCGTTCCAGGGCAAGTTTTACGACCTGTTCACCGCCGGTCGCCGGGTCGACAGCCCGGTTCTCGACGGCCTCGACAGCTGA
- a CDS encoding GNAT family N-acetyltransferase, with the protein MSAMDNTPAGLQLETVTTLEKVTAEEWDALAEPEGFYMSHGWLRSVERESGASVTYLLVYAGDRLVGGLPLYEVEREHNKFYALRPRLELMGAGGDWGVAGSHRGYSCGIPRAAEHEEAVLDLLLAARRELSPPARAGSLFLFATNRTAAALHRRGAAVDFDCGDASLYTGGKSFPEYCARLDSRHRRSRLQREYARFLAAGYELGRQRLSECLDEVAPLLANLQAKYGHSTSAEEIHHEFADQATCLDDRSVVFTARCGGRLIGAAVMYEWRGTLYARAAGFDYGALRDAYEYYGLCYYLPIDYMSEHGLTALHLGIGAYGAKVKRGARLVPLWTVALPDDPADTPRFTPPDLTHWQMDHGPAAAAEDWRHPWTAR; encoded by the coding sequence ATGAGTGCGATGGATAACACCCCGGCCGGTCTGCAGCTGGAGACCGTGACCACGCTGGAGAAGGTCACAGCCGAGGAATGGGACGCCCTGGCCGAACCCGAGGGCTTCTACATGTCCCACGGCTGGCTGCGCTCGGTGGAGCGCGAGAGCGGTGCTTCGGTGACGTACCTCCTCGTGTACGCCGGCGACCGGCTGGTGGGCGGGCTGCCGCTGTACGAGGTCGAGCGGGAGCACAACAAGTTCTACGCGCTGCGGCCCAGGCTGGAGCTGATGGGCGCCGGCGGGGACTGGGGCGTGGCAGGGTCGCACCGCGGGTACAGCTGCGGCATCCCGCGGGCGGCGGAACACGAGGAGGCCGTCCTCGACCTGCTGCTCGCCGCCCGCCGCGAGCTCAGCCCGCCTGCCCGCGCGGGCTCGCTCTTCCTGTTCGCCACCAACCGCACGGCGGCGGCCCTGCACCGGCGCGGGGCCGCCGTCGACTTCGACTGTGGCGACGCGAGCCTGTACACCGGTGGGAAAAGTTTTCCGGAGTACTGCGCCAGGCTGGACAGCCGCCACCGCCGAAGCAGGCTCCAGCGCGAGTACGCCCGCTTCCTGGCGGCCGGTTACGAGCTCGGCCGACAGCGGCTGAGTGAGTGCCTGGACGAGGTGGCCCCGCTGCTGGCGAACCTCCAGGCAAAATACGGACATTCGACCTCCGCCGAGGAGATCCACCACGAATTCGCTGACCAGGCCACCTGCCTCGACGACCGGTCCGTGGTATTCACCGCCCGCTGCGGCGGGCGGCTGATCGGCGCCGCCGTGATGTACGAGTGGCGCGGCACCCTCTACGCTCGCGCCGCCGGGTTCGACTACGGGGCGCTGCGGGACGCCTACGAGTACTACGGCCTGTGCTACTACCTGCCGATCGACTACATGAGCGAGCACGGCCTGACTGCCCTCCACCTCGGCATCGGCGCCTACGGGGCCAAGGTAAAGCGCGGCGCCCGCCTGGTCCCGCTGTGGACGGTCGCGCTGCCCGACGACCCCGCCGACACCCCTCGCTTCACCCCACCGGACCTCACCCATTGGCAGATGGATCACGGCCCTGCCGCGGCCGCAGAGGACTGGCGGCACCCGTGGACCGCGCGTTGA